From Spea bombifrons isolate aSpeBom1 chromosome 6, aSpeBom1.2.pri, whole genome shotgun sequence, a single genomic window includes:
- the FNBP1L gene encoding formin-binding protein 1-like isoform X3, translating into MSWGTELWDQFDNLEKHTQWGIDFLDRYAKFVKERSEIEQAYAKQLRNLVKKYCPKRATKDEEPRFTSWLAFYNILNELNDYAGQREVVAEDIGHKIYTEIMRYTYELKAERKSHLQEGRKAQQYLDMCLKQMDNSKRKFERECREAEKAQQTFERLDNDTNATKSDVEKAKQQLNLRTHMADESKNEYAAQLQNFNAEQHKHFYIVIPQVFKHLQEMDERRTTKLSECYKGFADAERKVIPIISKCLEGMVLAGKSVDERRDSQIVVDCFKSGFEPPGDHPFEDYSQHIYRTVSDGTISTPKQEVMRNDPKMTVGKAKGKLWLFGKKPKGPALEDFSHLPPEQRRKRLQQRIDELSRELQKENDQKEALNKMKDVYEKTPQMGDPSSLQPKIAETMINIEKLRLEIHKNETWLSEVENKVLQRSERRHSAETNHLVTQGRESPEGSYTEDATQEVRVQPQPHVHSEFDDEFDDDDPLPAIGHCKAIYPFDGNNEGTLTMKEGDVMYIIEEDKGDGWTRARKQNGDEGYVPTSYIDITLEKNSKGAVTYI; encoded by the exons GATCAGTTCGATAACCTAGAGAAGCACACGCAATGGGGCATAGACTTCTTGGACAGATACGCAAAGTTTGTGAAGGAAAGATCCGAGATTGAACAGGCTTACGCAAAGCAGCTCAG AAATCTGGTGAAGAAATATTGTCCAAAGCGCGCCACTAAAGATGAAGAACCCAG ATTCACCTCTTGGCTAGCTTTCTATAACATCCTTAATGAATTGAACGACTATGCTGGACAACGTGAAGTCGTAGCGGAGGATATAGGACACAAAATATACACGGAGATAATGAGATATACTTATGAGCTGAAAGCAGAAAGAAAATCG CATCTTCAGGAAGGCCGGAAAGCCCAGCAGTACCTTGACATGTGTTTAAAACAAATGGATAAT AGCAAGAGGAAATTTGAAAGGGAATGCAGAGAGGCAGAGAAAGCTCAGCAAACCTTTGAGAGACTGGACAATGACACCAATGCTACAAAATCTGACGTGGAAAAG gcaaaacagcagcTAAACTTGCGCACGCACATGGCGGACGAAAGTAAAAATGAATACGCTGCACAGTTGCAGAACTTCAATGCAGaacaacacaaacatttttacattgttattCCACAGGTTTTTAAG CACCTTCAAGAAATGGACGAGAGAAGAACTACGAAGCTGAGCGAGTGTTATAAAGGATTTGCAGATGCCGAGCGCAAAGTCATCCCTATTATCTCAAAGTGCTTAGAAGGAATGGTGCTTGCGGGAAAATCCGTGGATGAACGCAGG GATTCACAGATTGTGGTGGATTGCTTCAAATCTGGCTTTGAGCCTCCAGGGGACCATCCTTTTGAAGACTACAGTCAGCATATTTACCGGACGGTTTCTGATGGAACCATCAGTACTCCAAAGCAAGAAGTAATGCGAAATGACCCCAAAATGACCGTGGGCAAGGCTAAAGGAAAGCTTTGGCTTTTTGGAAAGAAACCCAAG GGTCCAGCCTTAGAAGATTTCAGCCACCTTCCTCCAGAGCAAAGACGTAAACGACTCCAACAAAGAATTGATGAGCTGAGTCGAGAGCTTCAGAAGGAAAATGATCAGAA GGAGgctctgaataaaatgaaagatgttTATGAAAAAACTCCACAAATGGGTGACCCAAGCAGCTTACAGCCAAAAATTGCAGAAACTATGATTAATATAGAGAAGCTCCGGCTAGAAATTCATAAGAATGAG ACATGGTTATCAGAAGTTGAGAACAAAGTGTTGCAGAGATCAGAGAGACGACACAGCGCTGAAACCAACCATCTAGTGACACAAGGAAGAGAGAG CCCTGAAGGAAGCTATACAGAAGATGCCACCCAAGAAGTTCGAGTCCAGCCCCAACCCCACGTGCACTCAGAGTTTGATGATGAGTTTGATGACGACGACCCCCTTCCAGCTATAGGACACTGCAAAGCAATCTATCCGTTTGATG GCAATAATGAAGGAACGCTGACGATGAAAGAAGGGGACGTTATGTACATTATTGAGGAAGATAAAGGAGATGGCTGGACAAGAGCAAGAAAGCAAAATGGAGACGAAGGCTACGTACCGACGTCGTACATAGATATTACTCTAGAGAAAAACAGTAAAGGTGCAGTAACTTACATCTAA
- the FNBP1L gene encoding formin-binding protein 1-like isoform X2: MSWGTELWDQFDNLEKHTQWGIDFLDRYAKFVKERSEIEQAYAKQLRNLVKKYCPKRATKDEEPRFTSWLAFYNILNELNDYAGQREVVAEDIGHKIYTEIMRYTYELKAERKSHLQEGRKAQQYLDMCLKQMDNSKRKFERECREAEKAQQTFERLDNDTNATKSDVEKAKQQLNLRTHMADESKNEYAAQLQNFNAEQHKHFYIVIPQVFKHLQEMDERRTTKLSECYKGFADAERKVIPIISKCLEGMVLAGKSVDERRDSQIVVDCFKSGFEPPGDHPFEDYSQHIYRTVSDGTISTPKQEVMRNDPKMTVGKAKGKLWLFGKKPKWSLRMGPALEDFSHLPPEQRRKRLQQRIDELSRELQKENDQKEALNKMKDVYEKTPQMGDPSSLQPKIAETMINIEKLRLEIHKNETWLSEVENKVLQRSERRHSAETNHLVTQGRESPEGSYTEDATQEVRVQPQPHVHSEFDDEFDDDDPLPAIGHCKAIYPFDGNNEGTLTMKEGDVMYIIEEDKGDGWTRARKQNGDEGYVPTSYIDITLEKNSKGS, encoded by the exons GATCAGTTCGATAACCTAGAGAAGCACACGCAATGGGGCATAGACTTCTTGGACAGATACGCAAAGTTTGTGAAGGAAAGATCCGAGATTGAACAGGCTTACGCAAAGCAGCTCAG AAATCTGGTGAAGAAATATTGTCCAAAGCGCGCCACTAAAGATGAAGAACCCAG ATTCACCTCTTGGCTAGCTTTCTATAACATCCTTAATGAATTGAACGACTATGCTGGACAACGTGAAGTCGTAGCGGAGGATATAGGACACAAAATATACACGGAGATAATGAGATATACTTATGAGCTGAAAGCAGAAAGAAAATCG CATCTTCAGGAAGGCCGGAAAGCCCAGCAGTACCTTGACATGTGTTTAAAACAAATGGATAAT AGCAAGAGGAAATTTGAAAGGGAATGCAGAGAGGCAGAGAAAGCTCAGCAAACCTTTGAGAGACTGGACAATGACACCAATGCTACAAAATCTGACGTGGAAAAG gcaaaacagcagcTAAACTTGCGCACGCACATGGCGGACGAAAGTAAAAATGAATACGCTGCACAGTTGCAGAACTTCAATGCAGaacaacacaaacatttttacattgttattCCACAGGTTTTTAAG CACCTTCAAGAAATGGACGAGAGAAGAACTACGAAGCTGAGCGAGTGTTATAAAGGATTTGCAGATGCCGAGCGCAAAGTCATCCCTATTATCTCAAAGTGCTTAGAAGGAATGGTGCTTGCGGGAAAATCCGTGGATGAACGCAGG GATTCACAGATTGTGGTGGATTGCTTCAAATCTGGCTTTGAGCCTCCAGGGGACCATCCTTTTGAAGACTACAGTCAGCATATTTACCGGACGGTTTCTGATGGAACCATCAGTACTCCAAAGCAAGAAGTAATGCGAAATGACCCCAAAATGACCGTGGGCAAGGCTAAAGGAAAGCTTTGGCTTTTTGGAAAGAAACCCAAG TGGTCACTAAGGATG GGTCCAGCCTTAGAAGATTTCAGCCACCTTCCTCCAGAGCAAAGACGTAAACGACTCCAACAAAGAATTGATGAGCTGAGTCGAGAGCTTCAGAAGGAAAATGATCAGAA GGAGgctctgaataaaatgaaagatgttTATGAAAAAACTCCACAAATGGGTGACCCAAGCAGCTTACAGCCAAAAATTGCAGAAACTATGATTAATATAGAGAAGCTCCGGCTAGAAATTCATAAGAATGAG ACATGGTTATCAGAAGTTGAGAACAAAGTGTTGCAGAGATCAGAGAGACGACACAGCGCTGAAACCAACCATCTAGTGACACAAGGAAGAGAGAG CCCTGAAGGAAGCTATACAGAAGATGCCACCCAAGAAGTTCGAGTCCAGCCCCAACCCCACGTGCACTCAGAGTTTGATGATGAGTTTGATGACGACGACCCCCTTCCAGCTATAGGACACTGCAAAGCAATCTATCCGTTTGATG GCAATAATGAAGGAACGCTGACGATGAAAGAAGGGGACGTTATGTACATTATTGAGGAAGATAAAGGAGATGGCTGGACAAGAGCAAGAAAGCAAAATGGAGACGAAGGCTACGTACCGACGTCGTACATAGATATTACTCTAGAGAAAAACAGTAAAG GTTCCTGA
- the FNBP1L gene encoding formin-binding protein 1-like isoform X1 — MSWGTELWDQFDNLEKHTQWGIDFLDRYAKFVKERSEIEQAYAKQLRNLVKKYCPKRATKDEEPRFTSWLAFYNILNELNDYAGQREVVAEDIGHKIYTEIMRYTYELKAERKSHLQEGRKAQQYLDMCLKQMDNSKRKFERECREAEKAQQTFERLDNDTNATKSDVEKAKQQLNLRTHMADESKNEYAAQLQNFNAEQHKHFYIVIPQVFKHLQEMDERRTTKLSECYKGFADAERKVIPIISKCLEGMVLAGKSVDERRDSQIVVDCFKSGFEPPGDHPFEDYSQHIYRTVSDGTISTPKQEVMRNDPKMTVGKAKGKLWLFGKKPKWSLRMGPALEDFSHLPPEQRRKRLQQRIDELSRELQKENDQKEALNKMKDVYEKTPQMGDPSSLQPKIAETMINIEKLRLEIHKNETWLSEVENKVLQRSERRHSAETNHLVTQGRESPEGSYTEDATQEVRVQPQPHVHSEFDDEFDDDDPLPAIGHCKAIYPFDGNNEGTLTMKEGDVMYIIEEDKGDGWTRARKQNGDEGYVPTSYIDITLEKNSKGAVTYI, encoded by the exons GATCAGTTCGATAACCTAGAGAAGCACACGCAATGGGGCATAGACTTCTTGGACAGATACGCAAAGTTTGTGAAGGAAAGATCCGAGATTGAACAGGCTTACGCAAAGCAGCTCAG AAATCTGGTGAAGAAATATTGTCCAAAGCGCGCCACTAAAGATGAAGAACCCAG ATTCACCTCTTGGCTAGCTTTCTATAACATCCTTAATGAATTGAACGACTATGCTGGACAACGTGAAGTCGTAGCGGAGGATATAGGACACAAAATATACACGGAGATAATGAGATATACTTATGAGCTGAAAGCAGAAAGAAAATCG CATCTTCAGGAAGGCCGGAAAGCCCAGCAGTACCTTGACATGTGTTTAAAACAAATGGATAAT AGCAAGAGGAAATTTGAAAGGGAATGCAGAGAGGCAGAGAAAGCTCAGCAAACCTTTGAGAGACTGGACAATGACACCAATGCTACAAAATCTGACGTGGAAAAG gcaaaacagcagcTAAACTTGCGCACGCACATGGCGGACGAAAGTAAAAATGAATACGCTGCACAGTTGCAGAACTTCAATGCAGaacaacacaaacatttttacattgttattCCACAGGTTTTTAAG CACCTTCAAGAAATGGACGAGAGAAGAACTACGAAGCTGAGCGAGTGTTATAAAGGATTTGCAGATGCCGAGCGCAAAGTCATCCCTATTATCTCAAAGTGCTTAGAAGGAATGGTGCTTGCGGGAAAATCCGTGGATGAACGCAGG GATTCACAGATTGTGGTGGATTGCTTCAAATCTGGCTTTGAGCCTCCAGGGGACCATCCTTTTGAAGACTACAGTCAGCATATTTACCGGACGGTTTCTGATGGAACCATCAGTACTCCAAAGCAAGAAGTAATGCGAAATGACCCCAAAATGACCGTGGGCAAGGCTAAAGGAAAGCTTTGGCTTTTTGGAAAGAAACCCAAG TGGTCACTAAGGATG GGTCCAGCCTTAGAAGATTTCAGCCACCTTCCTCCAGAGCAAAGACGTAAACGACTCCAACAAAGAATTGATGAGCTGAGTCGAGAGCTTCAGAAGGAAAATGATCAGAA GGAGgctctgaataaaatgaaagatgttTATGAAAAAACTCCACAAATGGGTGACCCAAGCAGCTTACAGCCAAAAATTGCAGAAACTATGATTAATATAGAGAAGCTCCGGCTAGAAATTCATAAGAATGAG ACATGGTTATCAGAAGTTGAGAACAAAGTGTTGCAGAGATCAGAGAGACGACACAGCGCTGAAACCAACCATCTAGTGACACAAGGAAGAGAGAG CCCTGAAGGAAGCTATACAGAAGATGCCACCCAAGAAGTTCGAGTCCAGCCCCAACCCCACGTGCACTCAGAGTTTGATGATGAGTTTGATGACGACGACCCCCTTCCAGCTATAGGACACTGCAAAGCAATCTATCCGTTTGATG GCAATAATGAAGGAACGCTGACGATGAAAGAAGGGGACGTTATGTACATTATTGAGGAAGATAAAGGAGATGGCTGGACAAGAGCAAGAAAGCAAAATGGAGACGAAGGCTACGTACCGACGTCGTACATAGATATTACTCTAGAGAAAAACAGTAAAGGTGCAGTAACTTACATCTAA